Proteins encoded by one window of Rutidosis leptorrhynchoides isolate AG116_Rl617_1_P2 chromosome 7, CSIRO_AGI_Rlap_v1, whole genome shotgun sequence:
- the LOC139858814 gene encoding probable WRKY transcription factor 56, whose amino-acid sequence MDGDEHMSQATQAPISDNNNVNMNMNMNMNNISPYIFDYMNNINPMINNPNPMFQYPLSSSSSPVLPQLPLSTLNQHLDNGISLESSNVDWVSLLSGFVSNDQGSTMGRDLCEGNERNAGRNGKSMKSGRGKKVTPSRVAFHTRSSEDILDDGYKWRKYGQKSVKNSHHPRSYYRCTHHTCNVKKQIQRLSKDNSIVVTTYEGIHNHPCEKLMETLTPLLKQLQFLSRF is encoded by the exons ATGGATGGAGACGAACATATGTCACAAGCAACACAAGCGCCTATAAGCGACAACAACAATGTTAACATGAACATGAACATGAACATGAACAACATTAGTCCATacatatttgattacatgaataacaTCAACCCTATGATTAATAATCCGAATCCGATGTTTCAATATCCTttatcttcttcatcttctccGGTTTTACCTCAATTACCACTAAGTACTTTGAATCAACATCTCGATAATGGTATTAGTTTGGAGAGTAGTAATGTGGACTGGGTTAGCCTTCTTTCGGGTTTCGTGAGTAATGATCAAGGATCAACGATGGGGAGGGATCTGTGTGAAGGAAATGAGAGGAATGCGGGGCGGAATGGTAAATCGATGAAAAGCGGAAGGGGTAAGAAAGTAACTCCATCTAGGGTTGCATTTCATACAAGAAGTAGCGAGGATATTCTTGATGATGGTTACAAATGGAGGAAATATGGCCAAAAATCTGTCAAAAATAGTCATCATCCAAG GAGTTATTATAGGTGCACTCATCATACATGCAATGTGAAGAAGCAAATTCAAAGGCTATCAAAAGACAACTCAATTGTGGTCACAACTTATGAAGGCATTCACAATCATCCTTGTGAGAAACTCATGGAGACTTTAACTCCACTTCTCAAACAACTCCAATTCCTCTCCAGATTTTAA